Below is a genomic region from Lampris incognitus isolate fLamInc1 chromosome 2, fLamInc1.hap2, whole genome shotgun sequence.
atataacctTTACGCACAAATTCCTCCCCACAGTCTACGTGATTGTGTTCGTTGTCGGTACGTTTTTCAATTTGTGGGGGCTGAGAAGCATGTACACGGACTGGAACAAGGTGGGCAACATCAACATTTTCATGCTCAACCTGGGAGTGGCAGATCTGCTGTACCTGTGCACGTTGCCGTTTTTGGTCGCGTATTACGCGCAAAACAGCAAGTGGACGTTTGGACAAACTTTCTGCAAAGTGACCAGGTTTTGCTTCAACCTCAACCTGTACGGCAGTATCGGATTCCTGACGTGCATCAGCGTGTACAGATACCTCGGCATCGTGCACCCCATGAAAGTGATGGGCAAAATCAGAAGTCGCCACTCCACGGCAATAAGTTTGCTCGTCTGGGTTTTGGTATTCATCCAAATTCTACCTGACATGTTTTTCGACAAGGCTCCGAAAAATGCATCGGACACGTGCTACGACACCACCGCCAACCACCTGATTAAGTATTACCTGTCTTACAGCATTGCCTGGACCATCACTGGATTCGCCATACCCCTACTCATCATTCTGGCCTGCTACGGCCACATCATAGTGGTCCTTGCCACAAACGGGAACGACAACAGTTTGTTGAAGCAAAGGTGCCTCAAGCTTGTCGTCCTTCTCCTTTTGCTTTTCTCCATTTGCTTCATTCCCTACCACGTGTTTAGAAATTTGAATTTGAAAACCAGGATTTTGAAGCTGGAGGGGACGTGCTACAGCAGCTTCGACGACATCTACATTTCCCATCAGGTCAGCCGCGGCCTGGCCTGCCTCAACAGCACATTAAACCCGATGGTTTACCTGGTTGGAAATGAGAGTTTTATGGAGCGCGCCTCTAATTTCAGCAAACAGGCCAGACTGTCTGTCTTCAGGTGGAAAGACACAATTACCTCTCGTAAGTCCACAGTGCCATGCCACGGAGATGTAACACCACCCGAAATACAAACTAACAGTACTGCAAATTCTGTTAGACTCGAGTTGATTGTTTAGTTTGTTCAGTAGGCCTAGTGCATGAATATTTATATACCATAGCTACCATAACTtccggttatatatatatatatatatatatatatatatatcattgtaATGGCATTGCAAACTTCAAAAACTATATCCCATATGGTTGACCCCCTACACTGCAGGTCCTTTTAATATGAATAAAAAGTGATAAAATTATAACGTAGGCTATCATAGTGTTATTCCACTGTTAGTGATATCTCagatagttgaatcagttcatctggacacagggtTCATTGGGATTTCAGATGAATTGATTAAACTTTCTGGAATTTCCCCACCGGTATttttgagcatgtatcaagactgTTAGCTATAGCTTCACTATAGCAGGGTTTCCCAACCCAGTTCTCAATATCCCCCTGTCTCGCAGATTTTCATTCTAACACAGGCAGGCATGCTTGTAGCTGTCCTGTCAATTATGTAACGGGTGTGCCAAATCTGCAACTGGAGTGAGCACACTGTGTTGCAATGAAAATCTGAAGGACAGGCGGTTGGGttgggggaaaattccaaaatagCACATGTTTATGTCTATCTGTTATGTTATATCAAAGCATGTAAGTTGTCGGATATATGGCTTCACTTCTCTGACTTCAACTCTCCCTCGCTCGGTTTCAGTTCTTTTTTGTGTTTGCCCATACAGCCTTCCATCTTTTGTCACCTGTTGCTATTGCTGATATTAAAAGATGCTttacagaaaataaatatgcaacACCATTTTCAGATATTAAAAGCTGGTATGCCTCACCTACCAGGGCATTCCACTGTTATCCAAAGTGGATAGTGTGGCACATAGTGAATACATAATCTAAATGAGGCTTAGTCACACATCTGTGTTCTAGACAAGTTACTTTGGCACTaagctttgtaaaaaaaaaaaaatgcaagcacAAAGAAGTGCACCGACTGGGGAAATTAAATAAGTTATTTTTGTTAACTTTTCAATTGCTGAGATGACCATGTGATACATTTAAAACAACACAATTCAACAGCAACATTTTCTACttagataagataagatataAGATACTTgattgtcattgtgtacacacaacgaaatttcatttggtgactctAAGACCaccaacactagacaaggtaaatgatcgGAAAAACCCCCCAAGATAAAAgcaagaacaaacaacatttagtataaataagtgaggtagtaaaaataagtgaggtagcaaaaattatGATAAAAgttagcagcggcttttaaagttaaaaatagggcatggggttattgcacatagttgtccatattgcagcggctttagtaccagttagtcctcagcagctataggcaggtgtgtgtgtgtgtgggggggcgatggaggctacagctgtTCGTCAGtctgttagtccgggttttgatggtgcagTATCTTTTCCCCAATGGCAAGGGAACGAATGAACAGACAGCGACCTGGGTGTGTtggtctttgctgatgttgctggctttcctctgtaggcggccagtatacacagcatccaggttcgggggcacagctcccacaatcctctatgctgtctttaccacctggGCCAAGTCtttcctgttctctgctgtgcagctggcataccacactgtgacacattgacagaggatgctttctattgtaCTTCTGTAAATGTTGACTAGCAGCTGAGAAGGGAGACTGGCTTGTTTAggtttcctgaggaagaaaagcctctgttgtgctttcttcaccaggtgggaggtgttgagtgaccatgtgagttctttggttgtgtggattcccaggaatttgatgttatccacatgatgcacctcttcaccgtttatgtgcagagggggtggggtggtcttcctgtatctcctaaagtccacagcgatttcctttgttttactggtgttcaggaccaggttattgtctgaacaccacccacccagatgttggacctcctgtagtgtgtctcctcgttttggttatgagtcccactatagtggtgtcatcagcaaacttcactatagtgttggaggagtgaatgggggtacaatcgtgggtgaaaagggtgaagagggatggactgagcacacagccctgcggcacacctgtgttcaggatgagggttgaagatgtatggttacctatcctgacattttgtggtctgtgagtgaggaagtccataatccatgaacagagtgaggtggttaatcctaggttgctgagtttgtgtaccagtttaTGGGGGGTTATCGTATTGAAAGCGGAGCTGAAGTCAATAAAAAGCATCCTGACatatgtgtttgaatgttcaagGTGGGACAGGACTGTATGAACTGTAATTGAGACTGCGTCCTCCGTAGATCTGTTCCCCCAATGGGCAAATTGGTGGCTGTCCAGATCTGTGGGGATGATGTCCTTGATGTGAGAGAGTATAGTcgtctcaaagcacttcataataaTTGGGGTCAGGGCAACTGGGCGACAGTCAACATAGCCAACTTCAACATAAATTACTTTATTGCAACAATGATTGGGGCTTTACAAGAATCAAGTGGGCAGATGTCAGTGAAGTCCAGTTCTCTTTTAAACATAAGATCATATGAAAAACATCTGAAGGAAAATAGCTCTAAATGTTGGGAGTGCAGTTGGAAGTCAAATTCAGGGGTTGCTTTAGTAAGCGAGTGAtattttctctctgctgctaACTTCACAGTCCACTGAGAGAATTCCCCAGGGGTTGAGATTATTTCGGACAATCTTTCTGAGGAATTCATGGGGTGTTTGTTCATGTTACTGCATTTATTTccatttcatttttttgtttctCTCTTCAATATTCATATATTCCATGTCTAATAATCCCAGGAAATGGTTGTGTTAACTCCAGTGCCTCCTCTCATGTAGATCtgaccttttatttatttatttattttaaaccaATCAACAAGAATGACTTACCTACAAATAGACATACTACAGGGCTTTTGGGAAAGGGTGTACTGCCGACAAATAAGGGAGGGGACTAAATATTTCACAGTATTTCAAAATAAAACCCGAATTGTAGGTTGTCCGGGtatcgtagcagtctattccattgcctaccaacacggggatcgctggttcgaatcccggtgttacctccggcttggtcgggcgtccctatggacacaattggccgtatctgcgggtgggaagctggatgtgggtatgtgtcctggtcgctgcactagcacctcctctggtcggtcggggcacctgttcgggggggggactggggagaatagtgtgatcctcccatgtgctatgtccccctggtgaaactcctcactgtcaggtgaaaagaagcagctggcgactccacatgtatcggagaaggcatgtggtagtctgcaaccctccctggatcagcagagggggtggagcagcgacctggatggcttggaagaatggcataattggccagatacaattggggagaaaaagaggggggggggacaaagacaaaaaacaaaaacaaaaccctgagTTATATAGAGAAGAATGTAACAGaaacaccatacatttccctctgtATTAGTGGCCCTTTGTTGAGCTCCTCAGTCAAAAGAAGGTGACAACAAATGTAGATCCAAAGATTTAGTTGAAGCCTTTTGAATGATATTCCTGGCTGTCCATTTAAAACTACAATATACCTTTAATACATTAGGAAAGAGAACAGAATGTGATCAAAGCCATTTTGATATCTGCAGTTGGTGGGTCCTTGCATCCTCTGATGGTTGTTGTGTTTGTCAGTGCTCTATGACTGTTCATGACGTAAGTAAACAATGTTTTCTTTGGAAAAGATCTTAAACTGAATTCTCTGAATTGTGTTCCTTGGAACATAAACAATAGAGAGGGGAAGCATCCTGCTCCCAACCCCACTTCACCATACTTGTAAATCCTACCACTGAAACTGGTCAGGGCTGGGCTGATAATAAAAACATTTCAATTAAATACCAATTGGACCCTGGCCATCAAGCCTGGTTCATAGGCCTGCTCTGCCCTTTCGGCCATGTTTGTGCAATGGACAGCAGGATTTCCTGACTTGTTAGCATTAATTAGTCATTATGTTTGTAGTACAGCTGGCTCACAAATCAGGCCAGGATTGTATTATAAACAGGAACATAATACAATAAACAGTGCTGCAAGAGAGTTCTAACATCTCTGTGTCTAGGTGTGCACATAGGGGCCCAAAAACTCATTGGCTTCAGCAAAAAGCAGATTTCTTCAATCCTCATAATGTAATAATGATAACATAACTATATGTTTCACAATATATTTCAGGTGACAATATCGACATTACATAGCTGATACGGTATGCTCTTTTCTCTTTGAGTATAAGTAAGATCTTCTAATGTTTGTCTCAAGCCACAAATATTAGCATTTCAGTGATTTACTTTCCCCCACTCgtactcactcattcagtcaacAAAATTTGGTGAGCACAACACAAAATGCCATGATGAATAAACCTAATACCCTAGTTGTATACTCCAGCCATACAGGCATTTAAAGCAGCCAGTCGACCTTTATGAAAAAGAGGAACATTTGCCCAACTAACCAAAATAACCCAGCAAATGGAGTCATTGTAAAGTACCATATTTTGTTGTATTTACTGAAACAATTCATAAATACTGCTGTGATTGTTACACTGCCTTCTTCACTGGAATAAATTGAAAATTCAATTGACAATTGTCGCAGGAGAGAAAAGGCAATGTTCTCATGACCATTACTGAGTACAATTTTTGTTTCACAACACAATGAGTCAGTTCCCCTCACAAAATTGAAGAAAAACCACTAAAATACCGTTGCTAACAATGCCTAAACTTGACAGTGTCGGCAGCAGAATCATATGTTGCTGTGTCAGATGTGACAGATAAAGCAAGGAGGACGAGTACTGAGATCTTAACAGCGGATAAGGTGGATCGACCACTCTTAAACCCAGACCACTGATGACTACCACTCTTTTCTGAAGTGGAGGGTTAAGGTGGAGTGACCACTTTTAAACTCAGAACACTGATGACTACTACTCTTTTCTGAAGTGGAAGGGAAAAGTATTATGAGTGAggaagggggtgggggagggaaCAGGCTCAGCAAGCTGTTTTTGACCTCCTCCTTCACTCCGAATGAGTTTGCCCCCCCATTTCTGTCCTCCAGTTTGTCCTGTtactctccctgaagtttcttcctatttgttctccctgttaaaggtttttttttaaggagttgttccttatccaatgcaagagTTGACTTGACTAGACATTTTGAGGAGAAAGTGCCAGTCATCAGTGATCAATTCACTCCTCCAACCTTGGTCAGGCCACCTTCTGGTGGTTCTGAGACTTCCACTATGTCCAAATTCCTCCCCCTCTCTGAAGACTGGTTTCCAAATTTACCTTCTCTTACTATCCCATGACATGTGCCCTTAATCCCATTCCCTCATCCTTCCTTCAGTCAATAACCCCCAACGTCATCTCCTATCAAAAGAAACAtgaatgttagggtttatactcctgactctgcccctgaccaaggtaatgggaaaagaactggagttggtccccgggtgcagcatgaaggcagtaacccactgctcctagctacacagatcacagctaggatgggtcaattTGCAGTGGCTGAATTTGCCagaggggattaataaagaaaacttaattaattaataattaattaataatgaATTATAAAGCCCACACTTTGACTCTTGGCTCATCTTGGAGTTTTCCTTCCAGCCTTAAGATTGCACGGGTCACCCAACTGCTGAAAATGCCATCACTTGATCCCAttttggctaaaaaaaaaaagaaagaaaaaaagttcagTGTGATTCCCTCTCCTAGTCAAAATGTTTGCAATCagctctcctccttcctctctcagaaAAACCTGCTCAACCCAAATCAGTCAGCTCTTCTTGCAACATGTCATGCAAGGTTTTCTTGAAGTTAATGAGGAACTCCACAAAGCCAAAGCTGCTGGCAAGttcttaagtcaagtcaagtcaagtcaagtctatttatatagcacatttaaaacaaccacagttgaaccaaagtgctgcacaagcttaaaatacaatataaaatatgtgacacatatgaatataaaaatatatgtaaagaagacataataaaataaagaatatacaaTGTAAACTTAAtagtcatcctccttgacctatctgctgcatttgacacattcAATCATCAGATCGTACTGTCAGCTGTGGGGCCTAGGCACTGTTGGCATAGCACTAAAGTAGTTTAAATAGTATCTGACAGGGAGGTCATACCGTGTATCATGGCGGAGTCAGGTTAAAACAGATGTGCCTCAAGGCTCAGTGcctggcccactccttttcacacACTATAC
It encodes:
- the LOC130108273 gene encoding P2Y purinoceptor 1-like, yielding MTSEEGLGRANVSACENINITFTHKFLPTVYVIVFVVGTFFNLWGLRSMYTDWNKVGNINIFMLNLGVADLLYLCTLPFLVAYYAQNSKWTFGQTFCKVTRFCFNLNLYGSIGFLTCISVYRYLGIVHPMKVMGKIRSRHSTAISLLVWVLVFIQILPDMFFDKAPKNASDTCYDTTANHLIKYYLSYSIAWTITGFAIPLLIILACYGHIIVVLATNGNDNSLLKQRCLKLVVLLLLLFSICFIPYHVFRNLNLKTRILKLEGTCYSSFDDIYISHQVSRGLACLNSTLNPMVYLVGNESFMERASNFSKQARLSVFRWKDTITSRKSTVPCHGDVTPPEIQTNSTANSVRLELIV